In Solanum lycopersicum chromosome 5, SLM_r2.1, the following are encoded in one genomic region:
- the LOC109120321 gene encoding uncharacterized protein produces the protein MTRKRQRNSSQDSEQQKQQIESMPMPQPPQNWPQNERDESYDAKNLRDFEKQKQQIGRMSMPQCPKIGHKMKQLNHMIKKNLPDSNESEEQSKQTRGPTMMHSGWGKYGENLHIELNEHGQVTESEGNRMSSKHGVLARNDILASLNYKDWRLVPIMYKDRIWAHIKENTNAADDMKRILMMSFGSK, from the exons ATGACAAGAAAAAGACAGAGAAATTCTAGTCAAG ATTCTGAGCAGCAAAAACAACAAATCGAAAGTATGCCAATGCCTCAACCGccccaaaattggccacaaaatgAAAGAGATGAATCCTATGATGCAAAAAATCTTCGAG ATTTTGAGAAACAAAAGCAACAAATCGGAAGAATGTCAATGCCTCAATGCCCAAAAATTGGCCATAAAATGAAACAGTTGAAtcacatgataaaaaaaaatcttccag ATTCTAATGAGAGTGAAGAGCAATCTAAGCAAACTAGGGGTCCCACTATGATGCACTCGGGATGGGGGAAATACGGTGAAAATTTACatattgaattgaatgaacaCGGTCAAGTTACTGAGTCAGAAGGAAATAGGATGAGTTCAAAACATGGTGTGCTAGCACGAAATGACATCTTAGCGTCACTGAATTATAAAGATTGGAGGCTTGTACCTATTAtgtacaaggatagaatatgggcTCATATCAAG GAAAATACTAACGCAGCTGATGACATGAAGCGCATACTGATGATGTCATTTGGATCAAAATAG